In a genomic window of Callithrix jacchus isolate 240 chromosome 22, calJac240_pri, whole genome shotgun sequence:
- the DUS3L gene encoding tRNA-dihydrouridine(47) synthase [NAD(P)(+)]-like isoform X1 yields MAEGAAEAPPENGGGCDSGAGALERGVAPIKPQYLTTKEQFHEFLEAKSQEKPCRKTEVGDPGGNDLAEPEAKRIRLEDGQSAEGQTENRQTEDGQEEETAEPREQQQAQKRARGQNKGRSHVKPTHYDKNRLCPSLIQESAAKCVFGDRCRFLHDVGRYLETKPADLGPRCVLFETFGRCPYGVTCRFAGAHLGPEGQNLVREELAARCAQPPPVRNGLDKGLQQQLRKREVRFERAEQALRQLSQGRPPGLTPAATVPKDAAARGAPSQDNSPPSSPVRTCGPLTDEDVVRLRPCEKKRLDIRGKLYLAPLTTCVSCHPQCGNLPFRRICKRFGADVTCGEMAVCTNLLQGQMSEWALLKRHQCEDVFGIQLEGAFPDTMTKCAELLNRTVEVDFVDINVGCPIDLVYKKGGGCALMNRLAKFQQIVRGMNQVLDVPLTVKIRTGVQERVNLAHRLLPELRDWGVALVTLHGRSREQRYTKLADWEYIAQCVKAASPMPLFGNGDILSFEDANHAMQTGVAGVMIARGALLKPWLFTEIKEQRHWDISSSERLDILRDFTNYGLEHWGSDTQGVEKTRRFLLQWLSFLCRYVPVGLLERLPQRINERPPYYLGRDYLETLMASQKADDWIRISEMLLGPVPPNFTFLPKHKANAYK; encoded by the exons ATGGCGGAGGGAGCGGCGGAGGCCCCTCCAGAGAATGGCGGTGGCTGTGACTCAGGTGCCGGCGCGTTGGAACGGGGAGTGGCGCCCATTAAGCCTCA ATACCTCACCACCAAGGAGCAGTTTCATGAATTCCTGGAAGCTAAAAGCCAGGAGAAACCTTGCCGGAAAACTGAGGTAGGAGACCCTGGTGGCAATGACCTGGCTGAGCCTGAGGCTAAGCGTATCCGACTGGAGGATGGACAGTCGGCGGAAGGACAGACGGAGAACAGGCAGACGGAGGACgggcaggaggaggagacagCAGAGCCCCGGGAGCAGCAGCAGGCTCAGAAGAGGGCCCGAGGCCAGAACAAGGGCCGGAGCCATGTGAAACCCACCCACTACGACAAGAACAGGTTGTGCCCCTCCCTGATCCAG GAGTCAGCCGCTAAGTGTGTCTTCGGGGATCGCTGCCGCTTCCTGCATGACGTGGGACGCTACCTGGAGACCAAGCCGGCCGACCTGGGCCCCCGCTGTGTGCTCTTCGAGACCTTCGGCCGCTGCCCCTACGGCGTGACGTGCCGCTTCGCTGGGGCCCATCTGGGGCCCGAGGGCCAGAACCTGGTGCGGGAGGAGTTGGCAGCTCGCTGTGCCCAGCCGCCGCCCGTCCGCAATGGCCTGGACAAAGGCCTGCAGCAGCAGCTGCGGAAGCGCGAGGTCCGCTTTGAGCGAGCCGAGCAGGCCCTGCGCCAGTTAAGCCAGGGCCGGCCCCCTGGCCTCACACCTGCTGCCACTGTCCCCAAGGACGCAGCAGCCAGGGGTGCTCCAAGCCAGGACAACTCCCCTCCCAGCAGCCCTGTGCGGACCTGCGGGCCCCTGACAGATGAGGACGTGGTCAGGCTGCGGCCCTGTGAGAAGAAGCGG CTGGACATCCGTGGCAAACTGTACCTGGCTCCCCTCACCACG TGTGTGTCCTGCCACCCGCAGTGTGGGAACCTGCCCTTCCGGCGGATCTGCAAGCGCTTTGGGGCAGATGTGACATGCGGAGAGATGGCCGTTTGCACCAACTTGCTGCAGGGCCAGATGTCCGAGTGGGCTTTGCTCAAACGCCACCAGTGTGAGGACGTCTTTGGCATCCAG CTAGAGGGCGCCTTCCCCGACACCATGACCAAGTGTGCCGAGCTGCTGAACCGCACCGTGGAGGTGGACTTCGTGGACATCAACGTCGGCTGCCCCATTGACCTTGTGTACAAGAAG GGTGGGGGCTGTGCCCTCATGAATCGCTTGGCCAAGTTTCAGCAGATCGTTCGTGGCATGAACCAG GTACTGGACGTGCCACTGACCGTGAAGATCCGCACAGGTGTCCAGGAGCGCGTGAACCTGGCGCACCGCCTGCTGCCCGAGCTGCGGGACTGGGGCGTGGCACTTGTCACG CTCCACGGCCGCTCCCGGGAGCAGCGCTACACCAAGCTGGCCGACTGGGAGTACATCGCGCAGTGCGTGAAGGCCGCCAGCCCCATGCCCCTGTTCG GAAACGGGGACATCTTGTCATTTGAGGACGCCAACCACGCCATGCAGACTGGTGTCGCCGGGGTCATGATTGCCCG GGGCGCCCTCCTCAAGCCGTGGCTGTTCACAGAGATCAAGGAGCAGCGGCACTGGGACATCTCGTCGTCCGAGCGCCTGGACATCCTGCGGGACTTCACCAACTACGGCCTGGAGCACTGGGGCTCGGACACGCAGGGCGTGGAGAAGACCCGGCGCTTCCTGCTCCAGTGGCTATCCTTCCTGTGCCG GTACGTGCCCGTGGGGCTGCTGGAGCGGCTCCCACAGAGGATCAATGAACGGCCACCCTACTACCTGGGCCGAGACTACCTGGAGACGCTGATGGCCAGCCAGAAGGCAGATGACTGGATCCGCATCAG CGAGATGCTCCTTGGGCCGGTGCCCCCCAACTTCACCTTCTTGCCGAAGCACAAGGCCAATGCCTACAAGTAG
- the DUS3L gene encoding tRNA-dihydrouridine(47) synthase [NAD(P)(+)]-like isoform X3 — MAEGAAEAPPENGGGCDSGAGALERGVAPIKPQYLTTKEQFHEFLEAKSQEKPCRKTEVGDPGGNDLAEPEAKRIRLEDGQSAEGQTENRQTEDGQEEETAEPREQQQAQKRARGQNKGRSHVKPTHYDKNRLCPSLIQLDIRGKLYLAPLTTCGNLPFRRICKRFGADVTCGEMAVCTNLLQGQMSEWALLKRHQCEDVFGIQLEGAFPDTMTKCAELLNRTVEVDFVDINVGCPIDLVYKKGGGCALMNRLAKFQQIVRGMNQVLDVPLTVKIRTGVQERVNLAHRLLPELRDWGVALVTLHGRSREQRYTKLADWEYIAQCVKAASPMPLFGNGDILSFEDANHAMQTGVAGVMIARGALLKPWLFTEIKEQRHWDISSSERLDILRDFTNYGLEHWGSDTQGVEKTRRFLLQWLSFLCRYVPVGLLERLPQRINERPPYYLGRDYLETLMASQKADDWIRISEMLLGPVPPNFTFLPKHKANAYK; from the exons ATGGCGGAGGGAGCGGCGGAGGCCCCTCCAGAGAATGGCGGTGGCTGTGACTCAGGTGCCGGCGCGTTGGAACGGGGAGTGGCGCCCATTAAGCCTCA ATACCTCACCACCAAGGAGCAGTTTCATGAATTCCTGGAAGCTAAAAGCCAGGAGAAACCTTGCCGGAAAACTGAGGTAGGAGACCCTGGTGGCAATGACCTGGCTGAGCCTGAGGCTAAGCGTATCCGACTGGAGGATGGACAGTCGGCGGAAGGACAGACGGAGAACAGGCAGACGGAGGACgggcaggaggaggagacagCAGAGCCCCGGGAGCAGCAGCAGGCTCAGAAGAGGGCCCGAGGCCAGAACAAGGGCCGGAGCCATGTGAAACCCACCCACTACGACAAGAACAGGTTGTGCCCCTCCCTGATCCAG CTGGACATCCGTGGCAAACTGTACCTGGCTCCCCTCACCACG TGTGGGAACCTGCCCTTCCGGCGGATCTGCAAGCGCTTTGGGGCAGATGTGACATGCGGAGAGATGGCCGTTTGCACCAACTTGCTGCAGGGCCAGATGTCCGAGTGGGCTTTGCTCAAACGCCACCAGTGTGAGGACGTCTTTGGCATCCAG CTAGAGGGCGCCTTCCCCGACACCATGACCAAGTGTGCCGAGCTGCTGAACCGCACCGTGGAGGTGGACTTCGTGGACATCAACGTCGGCTGCCCCATTGACCTTGTGTACAAGAAG GGTGGGGGCTGTGCCCTCATGAATCGCTTGGCCAAGTTTCAGCAGATCGTTCGTGGCATGAACCAG GTACTGGACGTGCCACTGACCGTGAAGATCCGCACAGGTGTCCAGGAGCGCGTGAACCTGGCGCACCGCCTGCTGCCCGAGCTGCGGGACTGGGGCGTGGCACTTGTCACG CTCCACGGCCGCTCCCGGGAGCAGCGCTACACCAAGCTGGCCGACTGGGAGTACATCGCGCAGTGCGTGAAGGCCGCCAGCCCCATGCCCCTGTTCG GAAACGGGGACATCTTGTCATTTGAGGACGCCAACCACGCCATGCAGACTGGTGTCGCCGGGGTCATGATTGCCCG GGGCGCCCTCCTCAAGCCGTGGCTGTTCACAGAGATCAAGGAGCAGCGGCACTGGGACATCTCGTCGTCCGAGCGCCTGGACATCCTGCGGGACTTCACCAACTACGGCCTGGAGCACTGGGGCTCGGACACGCAGGGCGTGGAGAAGACCCGGCGCTTCCTGCTCCAGTGGCTATCCTTCCTGTGCCG GTACGTGCCCGTGGGGCTGCTGGAGCGGCTCCCACAGAGGATCAATGAACGGCCACCCTACTACCTGGGCCGAGACTACCTGGAGACGCTGATGGCCAGCCAGAAGGCAGATGACTGGATCCGCATCAG CGAGATGCTCCTTGGGCCGGTGCCCCCCAACTTCACCTTCTTGCCGAAGCACAAGGCCAATGCCTACAAGTAG
- the PRR22 gene encoding proline-rich protein 22: MQHPKSFYASAVPQEGFSPQSLEGAEVLGSQSAPTCTEPPPAMASLNLYHPPNPEEEVFPAPPAGFQMAPCGCFFDPRIYRIEWTTPDLGQSALYKPAASGRGPMGCPSTPGSYLPGRPPYPHYQPVPGVPQFLLPYFPPEGPGPEALGFAGDSGPTAFMELPLLPLEEGMAPPPAPPPKENKLPPVLIPRPAESMLPLDTYSCLQGHPGHFPGPEPLDFPTKEPQGSGAGPGVLLYPPSSSEPKVAKAKEGALLGAGEAKALPDKVLLEDAMKLFDCLPGTTKPNRTPRKVPRPALPDDGGRNSADDIRSLCLPEELLSFDYSVPEILDTVSSVDLFNFKALEEEQLPRQGPPVANAVAPILSRKRKASTAKKGKPGGKASQPAGPASATPLGPRQDLGAAPH; this comes from the exons ATGCAGCACCCCAAATCCTTCTATGCTTCTGCAGTTCCCCAGGAAGGCTTCAGCCCCCAGAGTCTGGAGGGGGCTGAGGTGCTGGGCAGCCAGTCCGCTCCCACCTGCACCGAGCCTCCTCCCGCCATGG CCTCACTGAACCTCTATCACCCCCCAAACCCAGAGGAAGAGGTGTTTCCAGCCCCTCCAGCAG GTTTCCAGATGGCCCCATGCGGGTGCTTTTTCGACCCCCGCATCTATCGGATCGAGTGGACCACTCCCGACCTGGGCCAGTCGGCCCTGTACAAGCCGGCAGCGAGTGGCAGGGGGCCAATGGGGTGCCCTTCCACCCCAGGCAGCTACCTCCCGGGGCGGCCCCCATACCCCCACTACCAGCCAGTACCCGGGGTGCCCCAGTTCCTCCTGCCCTACTTCCCACCTGAGGGCCCTGGGCCAGAGGCTCTGGGCTTTGCAGGGGACTCGGGGCCCACCGCCTTCATGGAGCTACCCCTGCTGCCACTCGAGGAAGGCATGGCCCCACCGCCAGCCCCACCCCCCAAGGAGAACAAGCTGCCCCCTGTACTCATCCCGCGGCCTGCAGAGTCCATGCTGCCCCTGGACACCTACAGCTGCCTCCAGGGCCACCCTGGCCACTTCCCTGGGCCTGAACCCCTGGACTTCCCCACCAAGGAGCCGCAAGGCAGTGGGGCCGGGCCCGGGGTGCTGCTGTACCCACCCAGCTCCAGTGAGCCCAAGGTGGCCAAGGCCAAGGAGGGGGCCCTGCTGGGGGCGGGCGAGGCCAAGGCACTCCCAGACAAGGTTCTGCTGGAGGACGCCATGAAGCTCTTTGACTGCCTGCCGGGCACCACCAAGCCCAACAGGACCCCGCGCAAGGTCCCCAGGCCGGCCCTGCCTGACGACGGTGGCAGGAACTCGGCCGACGACATCCGCTCGCTGTGTCTGCCTGAGGAGCTGCTGTCCTTCGACTACAGCGTGCCTGAGATCCTGGACACTGTGTCCAGTGTCGACCTCTTCAACTTCAAGGCGCTGGAGGAGGAGCAGCTGCCCCGCCAGGGGCCCCCTGTTGCCAATGCTGTGGCCCCCATTCTGTCCCGCAAGAGAAAGGCCTCAACAGCCAAGAAGGGAAAACCGGGAGGGAAGGCCAGCCAGCCCGCAGGCCCAGCCAGCGCCACTCCCCTGGGGCCCAGGCAGGACCTGGGAGCTGCCCCCCATTAA
- the DUS3L gene encoding tRNA-dihydrouridine(47) synthase [NAD(P)(+)]-like isoform X2, whose amino-acid sequence MAEGAAEAPPENGGGCDSGAGALERGVAPIKPQYLTTKEQFHEFLEAKSQEKPCRKTEVGDPGGNDLAEPEAKRIRLEDGQSAEGQTENRQTEDGQEEETAEPREQQQAQKRARGQNKGRSHVKPTHYDKNRLCPSLIQESAAKCVFGDRCRFLHDVGRYLETKPADLGPRCVLFETFGRCPYGVTCRFAGAHLGPEGQNLVREELAARCAQPPPVRNGLDKGLQQQLRKREVRFERAEQALRQLSQGRPPGLTPAATVPKDAAARGAPSQDNSPPSSPVRTCGPLTDEDVVRLRPCEKKRLDIRGKLYLAPLTTCGNLPFRRICKRFGADVTCGEMAVCTNLLQGQMSEWALLKRHQCEDVFGIQLEGAFPDTMTKCAELLNRTVEVDFVDINVGCPIDLVYKKGGGCALMNRLAKFQQIVRGMNQVLDVPLTVKIRTGVQERVNLAHRLLPELRDWGVALVTLHGRSREQRYTKLADWEYIAQCVKAASPMPLFGNGDILSFEDANHAMQTGVAGVMIARGALLKPWLFTEIKEQRHWDISSSERLDILRDFTNYGLEHWGSDTQGVEKTRRFLLQWLSFLCRYVPVGLLERLPQRINERPPYYLGRDYLETLMASQKADDWIRISEMLLGPVPPNFTFLPKHKANAYK is encoded by the exons ATGGCGGAGGGAGCGGCGGAGGCCCCTCCAGAGAATGGCGGTGGCTGTGACTCAGGTGCCGGCGCGTTGGAACGGGGAGTGGCGCCCATTAAGCCTCA ATACCTCACCACCAAGGAGCAGTTTCATGAATTCCTGGAAGCTAAAAGCCAGGAGAAACCTTGCCGGAAAACTGAGGTAGGAGACCCTGGTGGCAATGACCTGGCTGAGCCTGAGGCTAAGCGTATCCGACTGGAGGATGGACAGTCGGCGGAAGGACAGACGGAGAACAGGCAGACGGAGGACgggcaggaggaggagacagCAGAGCCCCGGGAGCAGCAGCAGGCTCAGAAGAGGGCCCGAGGCCAGAACAAGGGCCGGAGCCATGTGAAACCCACCCACTACGACAAGAACAGGTTGTGCCCCTCCCTGATCCAG GAGTCAGCCGCTAAGTGTGTCTTCGGGGATCGCTGCCGCTTCCTGCATGACGTGGGACGCTACCTGGAGACCAAGCCGGCCGACCTGGGCCCCCGCTGTGTGCTCTTCGAGACCTTCGGCCGCTGCCCCTACGGCGTGACGTGCCGCTTCGCTGGGGCCCATCTGGGGCCCGAGGGCCAGAACCTGGTGCGGGAGGAGTTGGCAGCTCGCTGTGCCCAGCCGCCGCCCGTCCGCAATGGCCTGGACAAAGGCCTGCAGCAGCAGCTGCGGAAGCGCGAGGTCCGCTTTGAGCGAGCCGAGCAGGCCCTGCGCCAGTTAAGCCAGGGCCGGCCCCCTGGCCTCACACCTGCTGCCACTGTCCCCAAGGACGCAGCAGCCAGGGGTGCTCCAAGCCAGGACAACTCCCCTCCCAGCAGCCCTGTGCGGACCTGCGGGCCCCTGACAGATGAGGACGTGGTCAGGCTGCGGCCCTGTGAGAAGAAGCGG CTGGACATCCGTGGCAAACTGTACCTGGCTCCCCTCACCACG TGTGGGAACCTGCCCTTCCGGCGGATCTGCAAGCGCTTTGGGGCAGATGTGACATGCGGAGAGATGGCCGTTTGCACCAACTTGCTGCAGGGCCAGATGTCCGAGTGGGCTTTGCTCAAACGCCACCAGTGTGAGGACGTCTTTGGCATCCAG CTAGAGGGCGCCTTCCCCGACACCATGACCAAGTGTGCCGAGCTGCTGAACCGCACCGTGGAGGTGGACTTCGTGGACATCAACGTCGGCTGCCCCATTGACCTTGTGTACAAGAAG GGTGGGGGCTGTGCCCTCATGAATCGCTTGGCCAAGTTTCAGCAGATCGTTCGTGGCATGAACCAG GTACTGGACGTGCCACTGACCGTGAAGATCCGCACAGGTGTCCAGGAGCGCGTGAACCTGGCGCACCGCCTGCTGCCCGAGCTGCGGGACTGGGGCGTGGCACTTGTCACG CTCCACGGCCGCTCCCGGGAGCAGCGCTACACCAAGCTGGCCGACTGGGAGTACATCGCGCAGTGCGTGAAGGCCGCCAGCCCCATGCCCCTGTTCG GAAACGGGGACATCTTGTCATTTGAGGACGCCAACCACGCCATGCAGACTGGTGTCGCCGGGGTCATGATTGCCCG GGGCGCCCTCCTCAAGCCGTGGCTGTTCACAGAGATCAAGGAGCAGCGGCACTGGGACATCTCGTCGTCCGAGCGCCTGGACATCCTGCGGGACTTCACCAACTACGGCCTGGAGCACTGGGGCTCGGACACGCAGGGCGTGGAGAAGACCCGGCGCTTCCTGCTCCAGTGGCTATCCTTCCTGTGCCG GTACGTGCCCGTGGGGCTGCTGGAGCGGCTCCCACAGAGGATCAATGAACGGCCACCCTACTACCTGGGCCGAGACTACCTGGAGACGCTGATGGCCAGCCAGAAGGCAGATGACTGGATCCGCATCAG CGAGATGCTCCTTGGGCCGGTGCCCCCCAACTTCACCTTCTTGCCGAAGCACAAGGCCAATGCCTACAAGTAG